One segment of Arthrobacter sp. MMS18-M83 DNA contains the following:
- a CDS encoding tRNA ligase subunit PheS family protein, translating to MPAYLSPSELNDALTIRDLSNPDGQPHAMQALLQGVIGALSSKWGVPERIVRDSPLVSVADNYDRLGFTESDVTRDQRYSRYVSPTVMLRSHTSASIPSLLRALDSDKSMDELWAIPGLVYRRDSIDRTHVGTPHQVDLWRVSSREHLDSGDLREMIGSLVEAVLPGAQWRSVPAVHAYTREGLQIDVLLEGEWLELAECGLMATHLFSAPAWIPQGGRDWLWGWVWTGP from the coding sequence ATGCCCGCTTATCTCAGTCCCTCCGAACTCAACGATGCTTTGACCATCCGGGATCTCTCAAATCCGGACGGCCAGCCCCACGCAATGCAGGCCCTCTTACAAGGCGTCATCGGCGCGCTCAGCAGCAAATGGGGCGTGCCGGAACGGATCGTTCGCGACAGCCCGCTGGTGAGCGTGGCCGACAACTACGACCGCCTCGGGTTCACCGAATCGGACGTGACGCGGGATCAAAGATACTCCCGCTACGTCAGCCCAACCGTGATGCTCCGCAGCCACACCTCCGCCTCCATCCCGTCGCTGCTGCGGGCACTGGATTCAGACAAATCAATGGACGAGCTCTGGGCCATCCCCGGCCTTGTCTACCGGCGCGATTCCATTGACCGCACCCACGTGGGAACTCCCCACCAGGTTGACCTCTGGCGGGTCAGCTCGCGGGAACACCTCGATTCTGGCGACCTTCGGGAAATGATCGGATCCCTCGTAGAAGCGGTCCTTCCGGGGGCGCAATGGCGCTCAGTTCCAGCTGTTCACGCCTATACCAGGGAGGGCTTGCAGATCGATGTCCTCTTGGAAGGCGAGTGGCTCGAACTCGCGGAATGTGGACTCATGGCCACACATCTGTTCTCCGCGCCGGCCTGGATCCCGCAAGGTGGTCGGGACTGGCTCTGGGGATGGGTTTGGACCGGGCCCTGA
- a CDS encoding 2'-5' RNA ligase family protein — MKRFFEHPMTLWPSMRNRLHIYALPAPDLRSALEERQRVLEGFDYCSIQPADYLHATVQQFAVTSDEVNPEDVEAFIARLESLAAETKPFSIELGEPEADDYSLGVRGTNTSPWSKLTAAVRDAAATTINKGQPLPNAPFSPHLTLGYGLAEGSTQLIQQASDQLRAPALPPLTIKEVHLIAVHQDANRGTFTWDTTFRFPFSDQSPAK, encoded by the coding sequence GTGAAGCGCTTTTTTGAGCACCCCATGACCTTGTGGCCGTCCATGCGGAACCGCCTACACATCTACGCACTGCCCGCCCCTGACCTCCGATCGGCACTGGAGGAACGCCAGCGCGTCCTCGAGGGGTTCGACTACTGCTCCATCCAGCCAGCCGACTACCTGCATGCAACCGTGCAGCAGTTCGCGGTTACCTCCGACGAGGTCAACCCCGAAGACGTGGAGGCCTTCATCGCCAGGCTTGAGAGCCTCGCCGCCGAAACCAAGCCGTTCAGCATCGAGCTGGGCGAACCGGAAGCGGATGATTATTCGCTCGGGGTCAGAGGGACCAATACGTCACCTTGGTCAAAGCTGACTGCAGCGGTTCGCGACGCGGCTGCCACCACCATAAACAAGGGCCAGCCGTTGCCCAACGCTCCCTTCAGCCCACATCTCACCCTGGGCTACGGCCTGGCCGAAGGCAGTACCCAACTCATTCAACAAGCGTCCGATCAGCTGAGGGCACCCGCCCTGCCACCGCTGACCATCAAAGAGGTGCACTTGATAGCTGTCCACCAGGACGCCAACCGCGGCACCTTCACTTGGGACACCACATTTCGCTTCCCTTTCAGCGACCAATCTCCGGCGAAGTAG
- a CDS encoding flavin-containing monooxygenase, with the protein MATDPLSPAQQGHPLDVDTLIVGGGQAGLATSYFLSRAGVEHQVLERRAALGGAWQDRWDAFVLNTPNFSLALPGMPYAGAEPDAFMARDGVVDYFRTYAQMIDAPVRTGTDVTRVSASDGGFSVETSDGTWRARNVVLATGAYQIPKLPALAAGLRGSVRQLHTHNYRNPEQLPDGAVLIVGTGQSGGQIAEDLHAVGRQVHLAVSTCPEAPRRYRGKDIFYWLMQLGMHGHEYGVKALSVEQLPSPAARFACNPLVSGADGGHDIHLRDLGRRGMRLHGHLEGADDGELTFTDDLPERLAMVEGGFGQRLRQAIDAYIAAASIDAPPQKVRPPESWLPSEPPQLNLAAEHITSVLWATGYKLDLSFVDIPALDAWSYPRHVRGVTEHPGLYVVGLPWLTGQGSSLVAGVGRDAEYVAGCVAGRRA; encoded by the coding sequence ATGGCGACTGATCCGCTCTCACCCGCCCAACAAGGCCACCCTCTGGACGTCGACACCCTGATTGTCGGCGGTGGCCAAGCGGGACTGGCCACAAGCTACTTCCTCAGCCGGGCCGGCGTCGAGCATCAAGTCCTTGAACGGCGAGCCGCGCTGGGTGGCGCTTGGCAGGATCGCTGGGATGCGTTCGTGCTGAACACGCCGAACTTCTCGCTGGCGTTGCCCGGGATGCCCTACGCCGGAGCCGAACCGGACGCGTTCATGGCGCGTGACGGCGTCGTGGACTATTTCCGGACCTACGCTCAGATGATCGATGCCCCGGTTCGGACCGGCACGGATGTCACGCGGGTCTCGGCGTCCGACGGCGGCTTCAGCGTTGAAACCTCCGACGGAACTTGGCGAGCGCGCAATGTGGTGTTGGCGACCGGGGCCTACCAAATACCGAAGCTCCCTGCCCTGGCCGCCGGTCTTCGCGGGAGCGTCCGGCAGCTTCATACCCACAACTATCGGAACCCGGAGCAACTTCCCGATGGCGCCGTGCTGATTGTCGGGACCGGGCAGTCGGGCGGGCAGATCGCGGAAGATTTGCATGCAGTCGGCCGGCAAGTGCATCTGGCAGTGTCCACGTGTCCGGAGGCGCCGCGCCGATATCGCGGAAAGGACATCTTCTACTGGTTAATGCAGCTGGGCATGCATGGTCACGAATACGGGGTTAAGGCGCTCAGTGTGGAGCAGCTGCCCTCCCCCGCCGCCCGCTTCGCGTGCAACCCACTGGTGTCCGGCGCCGACGGCGGTCACGACATCCATCTGCGAGACTTGGGCCGCAGAGGCATGCGCTTGCATGGGCACCTGGAAGGAGCCGACGACGGCGAACTCACCTTCACGGACGACCTCCCCGAACGTCTCGCGATGGTCGAAGGCGGGTTCGGCCAGCGCCTGCGGCAGGCGATTGACGCGTACATCGCCGCAGCGAGCATTGACGCGCCCCCTCAGAAGGTGCGGCCTCCGGAAAGCTGGCTTCCTTCTGAGCCACCACAACTGAACCTGGCTGCCGAACACATTACGTCCGTTCTGTGGGCCACCGGCTACAAGCTGGACCTCAGCTTTGTGGATATTCCCGCATTGGACGCATGGAGCTATCCACGCCATGTCCGCGGCGTCACCGAGCACCCGGGGCTATACGTGGTGGGACTGCCCTGGTTGACGGGCCAGGGCTCGTCGCTAGTGGCGGGCGTGGGGCGAGACGCAGAGTATGTTGCGGGGTGCGTGGCAGGGCGGCGAGCCTAA
- a CDS encoding amidase domain-containing protein, translated as MRQKISAAAIALGITLVGIQPHAVFARDNTGLGQPAPPAAGASPAGKPGTESAAIQRVIERAIDRRNHQVVKGNPPAQADEIGQDIAADAVASTEQDYSKLHTRRDELETYGVAFIGSQSEIAVKDLSVTGAQASAVVTETTHLSYAPQNGTPSPDQIYVYEQKFDLVKTGAAWKIAGTRPTKPSPLLPTTVIGPADQSAPSGPSVQGSAHAKIYRDANGNPAPLPKELQHPKNLGPNGEPGASTSNLPQMTPSSMSKGSMTAPASSSVQAPMVASASYNYYDMIVYAATWFNGHNWQYNNYDGSTGDCTNFVSQALAAGGWQQVGSGFFWERTDSGKWYHSNPDSYTWSGAQNFFWFATGSGRTYELSYLADMGPADVMQIDWDNRGGIDHTALVTFVNGQDIKVSQHTDAYWNRSIWEIYNANQTSTYYALRT; from the coding sequence ATGCGTCAAAAAATCAGTGCAGCAGCTATTGCACTCGGAATTACTTTGGTGGGGATTCAGCCGCACGCTGTTTTCGCTAGAGACAATACGGGCCTTGGACAGCCCGCTCCTCCAGCCGCGGGAGCGAGCCCGGCCGGCAAGCCGGGCACGGAATCGGCAGCAATCCAGCGGGTCATTGAGCGGGCGATCGACCGCAGGAATCATCAGGTGGTCAAGGGGAACCCACCCGCCCAGGCGGATGAAATCGGCCAGGACATCGCCGCTGATGCCGTGGCTTCAACCGAGCAGGATTACTCGAAACTACACACACGCCGGGACGAGCTCGAGACCTACGGGGTCGCCTTTATCGGTAGCCAATCCGAGATCGCAGTCAAGGATCTCAGCGTGACAGGTGCCCAAGCGTCGGCAGTTGTCACGGAAACGACCCACCTATCGTACGCACCGCAGAACGGGACGCCGAGCCCTGACCAGATCTACGTCTACGAACAGAAATTCGACCTGGTGAAAACGGGGGCGGCTTGGAAGATCGCGGGCACGCGGCCCACGAAACCGAGTCCCCTGCTCCCGACAACCGTCATTGGTCCTGCAGACCAGTCCGCACCGTCTGGACCGTCGGTGCAGGGATCTGCACACGCCAAAATCTACCGCGATGCCAACGGTAACCCAGCCCCTCTTCCCAAGGAACTTCAGCACCCGAAGAACCTCGGGCCCAACGGTGAGCCGGGCGCGTCGACGTCGAACTTGCCACAGATGACGCCCTCATCGATGTCAAAAGGGTCGATGACCGCGCCCGCATCGTCGTCGGTCCAGGCGCCGATGGTGGCTTCGGCGAGTTACAACTACTACGACATGATTGTCTACGCGGCGACGTGGTTCAACGGTCATAACTGGCAGTACAACAACTACGACGGGAGCACCGGGGACTGCACGAACTTCGTTTCCCAGGCCTTGGCGGCCGGTGGCTGGCAACAAGTAGGCTCGGGATTCTTCTGGGAACGGACGGATTCAGGTAAGTGGTACCACAGCAACCCGGACTCCTACACGTGGAGCGGGGCCCAGAACTTCTTCTGGTTCGCCACTGGTTCTGGCCGGACCTACGAGCTTTCGTATCTGGCGGATATGGGACCGGCTGACGTAATGCAAATCGACTGGGACAATCGTGGAGGCATCGACCACACGGCCCTGGTCACTTTCGTCAACGGGCAGGACATCAAAGTCTCCCAGCACACTGACGCGTACTGGAACCGTTCGATCTGGGAAATTTACAATGCCAACCAAACGTCCACCTATTACGCCCTCCGCACCTAG
- a CDS encoding TfoX/Sxy family protein gives MQIPKPSDADKDRFRAVLPDNPEVVVKPMFGNLGAFVNGNMFAGLFGPMIGVRLSDADKTAIEAEHQTLPFGPEGRAMGGYVGLPEAWSGDEEQTAEWVEKAFAYVATLPPKAAKPGTSKK, from the coding sequence ATGCAGATACCCAAACCGTCCGACGCCGACAAAGACCGCTTCCGCGCGGTCCTGCCAGACAACCCGGAGGTGGTCGTCAAGCCGATGTTCGGCAACCTGGGTGCTTTCGTGAACGGCAACATGTTCGCCGGACTATTCGGCCCGATGATCGGAGTCAGGCTTTCCGACGCCGACAAGACGGCCATCGAGGCCGAGCACCAAACGCTTCCGTTCGGCCCTGAAGGTCGCGCGATGGGCGGCTATGTCGGCCTGCCCGAAGCCTGGAGCGGCGACGAAGAGCAAACGGCGGAATGGGTCGAGAAGGCCTTCGCATACGTTGCGACTCTGCCACCGAAAGCCGCGAAACCGGGCACGTCAAAGAAGTGA
- a CDS encoding YegP family protein, with protein sequence MAGHFEVFTDNGGTCRVRLVDQFGKELALSAPFGDKDAAARGIYALREIAASGLIEDHTG encoded by the coding sequence ATGGCCGGACACTTCGAAGTGTTCACTGACAACGGAGGCACCTGCAGGGTCAGGCTGGTTGACCAGTTCGGGAAAGAGCTTGCCCTCTCCGCCCCTTTCGGCGACAAGGACGCAGCAGCCCGCGGAATTTATGCCCTCCGTGAGATCGCGGCGAGCGGGCTCATTGAAGACCACACCGGCTAG
- a CDS encoding IS3 family transposase (programmed frameshift), with product MARRHTPEQVIAKVRQGQKMLNDGRPMVEVIKELQITEATWYRWLNQYGSEKNAEASRRTRELEKENARLKRLLAEKELAIDILNEVAKGKFLSPEPRRRAVRMAVEKFGASERLACRILGQNRSVFRKKKPDMGFQEAQLRADLRAVAVKHPAWGWRKARWHLLAQPAWDGVALNRKRVRRLWRDEGLACKPRARKRRRTGPGAGEQKRLTAQYPMHVVSFDFQSDVTSCGRHIRFFNVIDEYTRTALAVIPRRSFKASDVVAVLEDIIAETGTAPTYVRCDNGPEFTAAALIDWCNTAGVDTAFIDPGSPWQNGFIESFNAQFRREQLTGEIMDTMAEARYLAEEWKAIYNHERPHGSLDGMTPKRYWENWTQKNQLAIA from the exons ATGGCACGCAGACACACCCCCGAGCAGGTCATCGCGAAGGTCCGGCAGGGGCAGAAAATGCTCAACGACGGACGCCCGATGGTCGAAGTCATCAAGGAACTCCAGATCACCGAGGCGACCTGGTACCGGTGGCTGAACCAGTACGGTTCCGAGAAGAACGCCGAGGCATCCAGGCGGACCAGGGAACTGGAGAAGGAGAACGCCCGGCTCAAGCGGCTGCTGGCTGAGAAGGAACTGGCCATCGACATCCTGAACGAGGTCGCGAAGGGAAAAT TTCTGAGCCCCGAACCGCGCCGCCGTGCCGTGCGCATGGCAGTGGAGAAGTTCGGGGCGTCCGAGCGCCTTGCCTGCAGAATTCTGGGCCAGAACCGGTCCGTGTTCCGCAAGAAGAAACCCGACATGGGATTCCAGGAGGCCCAGTTGCGGGCGGACCTGAGGGCCGTGGCCGTGAAGCATCCCGCGTGGGGCTGGCGGAAGGCCCGCTGGCACCTCCTGGCCCAGCCTGCATGGGACGGGGTGGCGCTGAACAGGAAGCGGGTCCGCCGACTCTGGCGTGACGAAGGCCTGGCCTGTAAACCCAGGGCACGGAAGAGGCGCAGGACCGGGCCCGGCGCCGGGGAACAGAAGCGCCTCACCGCCCAGTATCCGATGCACGTGGTCAGCTTCGACTTCCAGTCCGACGTGACCTCCTGCGGCCGGCACATACGGTTCTTCAATGTCATCGACGAATACACCCGCACCGCCCTGGCAGTCATTCCGCGCCGGTCCTTCAAGGCCTCCGACGTGGTCGCCGTGCTGGAGGACATCATCGCCGAGACCGGCACCGCACCGACCTACGTCCGCTGCGACAACGGACCTGAATTCACCGCCGCGGCACTGATTGACTGGTGCAACACCGCCGGGGTCGATACCGCGTTCATCGACCCCGGATCACCCTGGCAGAACGGCTTCATCGAATCCTTCAACGCCCAATTCAGAAGGGAACAACTCACAGGAGAAATCATGGACACCATGGCCGAGGCAAGGTATTTGGCCGAGGAATGGAAAGCTATCTACAATCATGAACGGCCCCACGGATCCCTGGACGGCATGACGCCGAAACGCTACTGGGAGAACTGGACGCAGAAAAATCAACTAGCTATCGCATAG
- a CDS encoding SdpA family antimicrobial peptide system protein, whose amino-acid sequence MLRFYRRVRFHSLRVAKWRTTIPIFLVGAVLTYSIFAVSPHSTFHPPGTDTVKEALSKAVPQGWAFFTKSPRDPFLLVYAKNGAGAHREILQLPTARVENYFGVSRFGRGQPVELANIVNRVASQGWNKCGPTTTSCLDTPMTAVQVRNEKPEPSLCGSIKVVEVVPVPWAYRHLTDTRFQAQKAMSLESRCS is encoded by the coding sequence ATGCTGCGTTTCTACCGCCGGGTACGATTCCATTCACTGCGCGTCGCGAAGTGGCGCACGACAATACCGATCTTCTTGGTTGGAGCTGTACTGACATATTCCATCTTCGCTGTTTCACCACACTCCACTTTTCATCCGCCCGGAACAGACACAGTAAAGGAGGCATTGTCGAAAGCGGTTCCTCAGGGCTGGGCCTTCTTCACTAAGTCGCCAAGGGATCCCTTCCTGCTTGTTTACGCGAAAAACGGCGCCGGCGCGCATCGAGAAATACTTCAACTACCAACTGCCCGAGTCGAGAACTATTTCGGCGTCAGCCGCTTCGGCCGTGGGCAGCCCGTTGAACTCGCAAACATCGTCAACCGGGTGGCGTCCCAAGGTTGGAACAAGTGTGGCCCCACCACCACGTCCTGTCTTGATACGCCCATGACGGCCGTCCAGGTGCGCAACGAGAAGCCCGAACCGAGTCTTTGTGGATCTATCAAAGTGGTGGAGGTAGTTCCCGTTCCATGGGCTTATCGGCACCTGACTGATACCCGATTCCAGGCACAGAAGGCAATGAGTTTGGAGTCCAGATGCTCCTAA
- a CDS encoding ATP-binding protein, translated as MSADTMSPPLTDAAVEQVIALMRTTRMPHARAVVADVLATAKAQRWDPTEVVRVLLEAEATGRNASMLATRRKRAGFPSGKTFDVWDEALSTLPAATTSFLRTLEWVRRRENLIACGPSGTGKTLLLESLGQQAIDQGMSVSWLSMEDLGALVRRHRIDDSVNKAITRATNVDLICIDDIGLLPVSADSAEGFYRVVEASYEKRSLAISSNIHPSGFDELMPKTIATATVDRLLHHAHLCQTSGESVRLMQAQNGKGTRPMN; from the coding sequence ATGAGCGCTGACACCATGTCCCCGCCCCTGACCGACGCGGCGGTGGAGCAGGTGATCGCGCTTATGCGCACGACCCGGATGCCGCACGCCCGCGCCGTCGTCGCCGATGTCCTGGCCACCGCGAAAGCCCAGCGCTGGGACCCCACCGAGGTCGTCCGTGTCCTGCTCGAAGCCGAAGCCACCGGTCGGAACGCCTCGATGCTGGCCACCCGGCGCAAACGCGCAGGTTTCCCCTCCGGGAAGACCTTCGATGTCTGGGACGAGGCTCTGTCCACCCTCCCGGCCGCAACGACATCGTTCCTGCGGACGCTGGAATGGGTGCGGCGGCGGGAGAACCTGATCGCGTGCGGGCCCTCCGGCACCGGCAAAACCCTGCTGCTGGAGTCCTTGGGCCAGCAGGCCATCGACCAGGGCATGTCCGTGTCCTGGCTGAGCATGGAAGACCTCGGTGCGCTCGTGCGCCGGCACCGCATCGATGACAGCGTGAACAAAGCCATCACCCGGGCCACCAACGTGGATTTGATCTGCATCGATGACATCGGCCTGCTGCCGGTTTCCGCGGACTCGGCCGAGGGCTTCTACCGCGTCGTGGAGGCCTCCTACGAGAAGCGGTCCCTGGCGATCAGCTCGAACATCCACCCCTCCGGGTTCGATGAGCTCATGCCCAAAACCATCGCCACCGCGACCGTTGACCGGCTTCTCCACCACGCCCACCTCTGCCAAACCAGCGGCGAGTCCGTCCGGCTCATGCAAGCCCAGAACGGGAAAGGAACCCGCCCCATGAACTAA
- the istA gene encoding IS21 family transposase: MKSPGEFMEILAAYDLTRSYRDAAKICGVSHNTVRSYVKARQEGAQAPVARHRGRMTDPFLPQMISWVEQSRGKIRGDVVHEKLLALGFTGCERTTRTTLAELKAKYRARNVRVHRPWTPEPGLWLQFDYGDGPVVDGVKTVLFVAWLAFSRFRIVIALRDKTMPSVFAALDRTFRLIGGIPTYILTDNEKTVTIEHVAGIPVRNAQIVAFSRHYSTSMQTCIPADPASKGGVENAVKIAKADLVPKETNLLPEYRSFAELEAACEAFMEEVNSRVHRATLEIPKDMLRVLERPRLHPVPETPVTASFGHTRQVPPNTPMITFQQSRYSVPHTLMGEMVWVRGTETEVVIVHVGDAGPVEVARHQLTRPGTPAIIDAHFPPAPSGALERVIRPTNKAEEEFLAIGAGAALWLKEAAAAGTQKIRHKMERAVTLAKVLGAGEVDKGLGAAAVHQRFTHEDLCSIVNTAGGTGHTTGTTRTVTDQGQWLSQGTGSWANFGTTPTTAPTTDPVVDGDFEGALDER; the protein is encoded by the coding sequence ATGAAGTCTCCAGGAGAGTTCATGGAAATTTTAGCTGCTTACGATTTGACCCGGTCCTACCGGGATGCCGCGAAGATCTGCGGCGTTTCACACAATACGGTGCGCTCTTATGTGAAGGCCCGTCAGGAAGGCGCGCAGGCGCCGGTGGCCCGGCACCGCGGCCGGATGACCGACCCGTTCCTGCCGCAGATGATCTCCTGGGTCGAGCAGTCCCGTGGGAAGATCCGCGGTGATGTCGTGCATGAGAAGCTCCTCGCTCTAGGGTTCACCGGGTGTGAGCGGACAACCAGGACAACGCTGGCTGAACTGAAGGCCAAATACCGGGCCCGGAACGTGCGCGTGCACCGGCCCTGGACGCCGGAGCCGGGTCTATGGCTCCAGTTCGACTACGGGGATGGCCCCGTGGTTGACGGTGTGAAGACCGTGTTGTTCGTCGCTTGGCTGGCCTTCTCGCGGTTCCGGATCGTGATCGCCTTGCGGGACAAGACCATGCCGAGCGTCTTCGCCGCCCTGGACCGGACGTTTAGGCTGATCGGCGGGATCCCGACCTACATTTTGACTGACAACGAGAAGACGGTCACGATCGAGCACGTCGCCGGAATCCCCGTGCGGAACGCGCAGATCGTGGCGTTTTCCAGGCACTATTCGACGTCCATGCAGACGTGCATCCCGGCCGACCCGGCCTCCAAGGGCGGGGTCGAGAACGCGGTCAAGATCGCCAAAGCCGACCTCGTCCCCAAAGAGACGAACCTGCTGCCCGAGTACCGGTCCTTCGCCGAGCTGGAGGCTGCGTGTGAGGCGTTCATGGAGGAGGTGAACTCGCGGGTTCACCGGGCCACTCTGGAGATCCCCAAGGACATGCTCCGCGTTCTCGAACGTCCCCGGCTGCACCCGGTCCCGGAAACCCCCGTCACGGCCAGTTTCGGCCACACCCGCCAGGTCCCGCCGAACACGCCCATGATCACCTTTCAGCAGTCCCGGTACTCCGTCCCGCACACCCTGATGGGTGAGATGGTCTGGGTCCGCGGCACCGAGACCGAGGTCGTCATCGTCCACGTCGGGGACGCCGGCCCGGTGGAGGTCGCACGGCACCAGCTCACCCGCCCAGGGACCCCGGCGATCATCGACGCCCATTTCCCGCCGGCCCCGTCCGGTGCCCTCGAACGGGTCATCCGCCCCACCAACAAGGCCGAGGAAGAGTTCCTGGCCATCGGCGCCGGCGCCGCGCTCTGGCTCAAGGAAGCCGCCGCTGCCGGAACCCAGAAGATCCGGCACAAAATGGAACGCGCCGTCACCCTGGCCAAGGTCCTGGGCGCCGGCGAGGTCGACAAGGGCCTCGGGGCGGCAGCGGTGCACCAGCGCTTCACCCACGAGGACCTGTGCTCCATCGTCAATACCGCCGGCGGCACAGGCCACACAACCGGCACCACCCGCACCGTCACCGACCAGGGCCAATGGTTGAGCCAGGGCACCGGCTCCTGGGCGAATTTCGGCACGACACCCACGACCGCCCCGACCACCGATCCAGTCGTTGACGGCGATTTTGAAGGAGCCCTCGATGAGCGCTGA
- a CDS encoding sporulation-delaying protein SdpB family protein: MIWSPAIGVLRSTLAFASFLTLSATPTASLFQPLWGIGLQPACKGINALNLFCAFGPNNLDLSKWVALGLLLLVMSGYFPQATSLMHYWISFSVFNGIAIPDGGDQITVVLTLLLIPICMTDPRRNHWSAAPNSTISTGWRRGWAIAGLIGVKIQVSILYLQSCIEKTAQTEWATGNNLYYTASGVFGFSDPVRVLLAPLLEHEATVSFLTWSVLALEFALGVTLVTPVVWRPYLFLLAALFHAGIALLMGLWSFALAMIAADLILTLPLTSVAFSPGFSLNGIRPAPGISRRNRPT, from the coding sequence GTGATCTGGTCACCGGCCATCGGCGTGCTTCGATCTACTTTGGCCTTCGCAAGTTTCCTGACGCTCAGCGCGACGCCAACCGCCAGCCTATTCCAGCCCCTGTGGGGTATCGGCCTCCAACCAGCATGCAAGGGAATCAACGCACTCAACCTCTTCTGTGCCTTTGGACCTAACAACCTCGATCTATCGAAGTGGGTCGCGCTTGGACTGCTGCTCTTGGTCATGTCGGGGTACTTTCCACAGGCCACCTCCTTGATGCACTACTGGATCTCATTCTCCGTGTTCAATGGGATAGCCATTCCCGACGGAGGAGATCAAATCACCGTCGTGTTGACCCTCCTACTAATACCCATCTGCATGACCGACCCGCGCCGGAACCATTGGTCGGCCGCGCCCAATTCCACGATCTCGACAGGCTGGCGACGCGGATGGGCCATCGCGGGCTTGATAGGCGTCAAGATTCAGGTATCGATCTTGTATTTGCAGTCTTGCATCGAAAAAACCGCGCAAACCGAGTGGGCAACTGGAAACAACCTCTATTACACCGCTTCAGGCGTGTTCGGCTTCTCCGATCCCGTCAGAGTCCTACTGGCGCCGCTGCTTGAACATGAAGCCACCGTCAGTTTTCTAACCTGGTCAGTCCTGGCACTCGAGTTCGCCCTTGGGGTGACCCTGGTGACCCCCGTTGTGTGGCGCCCTTACCTATTCCTTTTGGCGGCACTCTTCCATGCCGGAATCGCACTCCTCATGGGACTGTGGAGTTTCGCCCTGGCCATGATCGCCGCAGACCTCATTCTGACACTCCCCCTTACGAGCGTTGCCTTCAGCCCCGGGTTTTCACTGAACGGGATCAGACCTGCTCCCGGGATTAGTCGAAGGAATCGGCCGACCTGA